A stretch of Chitinophaga caeni DNA encodes these proteins:
- a CDS encoding trypsin-like serine protease translates to MKNNTKIIRGGTCGAGSLGGFFKMPNREFVYGITNNHVAANLNQCQVGDAIRDVGSGQQVGSLSHWVPLLKYEALQKINYVDMALVKLNAGLACEWIMKDTSLQKPLGFIEPRQKGQVYMMLPGGEIREGVISKSAINHVMEFSLCKSPFLFTRLVEITPTSDGQFSEAGNSGSVIFSSTHYIVGIILGANSDGTKSYAIPFIDGILNYAPLIIA, encoded by the coding sequence ATGAAGAACAATACTAAAATCATACGCGGGGGTACCTGTGGCGCCGGTAGCCTGGGCGGATTCTTCAAGATGCCGAACCGGGAGTTCGTGTATGGCATCACCAATAACCATGTGGCTGCTAACCTGAACCAATGCCAAGTTGGCGATGCCATTAGGGATGTGGGATCAGGCCAGCAAGTTGGTTCGCTGAGTCATTGGGTGCCGTTATTGAAATACGAGGCACTGCAAAAGATCAATTATGTTGATATGGCATTGGTTAAATTAAATGCCGGCCTTGCTTGCGAGTGGATAATGAAAGACACCTCTCTTCAAAAGCCCCTAGGATTTATTGAACCGAGGCAAAAGGGACAGGTTTATATGATGTTGCCCGGTGGCGAAATCCGTGAAGGTGTAATCAGCAAGAGCGCTATTAATCACGTGATGGAATTCTCCCTATGTAAAAGCCCTTTCCTTTTCACGCGCCTCGTAGAAATCACACCTACCAGCGATGGGCAGTTTTCTGAAGCGGGTAATTCGGGTAGCGTTATTTTTTCAAGTACGCATTATATCGTGGGGATTATATTGGGCGCCAATAGCGATGGAACTAAAAGTTATGCAATACCTTTTATCGATGGGATACTTAATTATGCCCCGTTGATTATTGCCTGA
- a CDS encoding SusC/RagA family TonB-linked outer membrane protein — translation MYHSIRNNNRTASPCLKSPLTPGLRGMVHPSKIFLCRFLFILLSACLVFIKLHAAVPFQAKEVSVSGKVTDESGVALPGVTVAVKGTAKGTVTDIEGNYKISVPGATSILVFRFVGYETKEVTVGTQTKHDVVLSGDSKGLDEVVVVGYGTQKKVNLTGAITSVNAADVNNIAPSNLSNTLAGRAPGVNVTNTSGLSGASSSIRIRGSFGEPLYVIDGIVRDKEAFDALEAAEVDQISFLKDAATASIYGSRAGNGVVLVTTRRGAAQKPTVNFQNSYTTGKPTMTLLSDLTTATDELIYQNRVAEYNGTPIPNGDDEFEYFKNRSYNVNDFIWRNPSSHRHTLSVNGGSDKITYYSLLSYRGEQGAYKTVDFNKVNLRSNVSAKISDAIKVDLNLGAYQQNLDRFYWPFTGDDDFDVSDLYRVTFNWPKTYPFYLEADGTPANYVTEFPVQTPMGSWQAWSVIDQVIGDRYIKTRKRQLNSILTLDISLDKYVKGLSTKVVGSYNAQDYMRKKYLTYQKNYVFTSADPDGNRFVPAAPDPDKTNIFTFSQNQPFMSYEMFTLWDYQVDWFLTYNRTFKKHGVNALVVFEQAENGGYKSLAKAENPLTSIDQFFAYPEDITMRFGNASEVIGARQSWIGRFNYNYDSRYIAEFSFRYDGNTLFPSDKRWGFFPSVSAAWRISEESFMKDNARVFDDLKLRASYGTTGNDLDVNGNKIDPFSYVKLYENGGSYIFGDRLYQGIVPRATPNPNLTWATSTTYNLGIDFATLRNRLSGTIDVFLRKETDILGGRQVTIPDLYGQSLAPENYAARSYRGGELTLMWNDMALNEKLRYSVHANIGYAKDRWDILDEEPSYGPGGNRHDLSKIGKPVNQIVGLKALGIVRTEEQLNALMDKGFKQYGRDPYLGGLYFEDIRGDGYSPGPDGKIDGNDVQLLSDNAAPRINFGFGFDVSWKNFTLQTHMQGVGAYDRIISNQEGAGMRQHGGAIRPYYPIWASDVWTPENPNAKYPRPIGQNWYESGTGSTSFWIRNGAYLRMRMLNLGYRLPKSWLDALRLSNAQLYFNGTNLFTISKMKEFHDPEQKNYDSFPIMKTFTFGLDIKF, via the coding sequence ATGTATCATTCTATTCGCAATAATAATAGAACGGCATCGCCATGCCTAAAAAGTCCGTTAACACCGGGTCTTAGAGGTATGGTGCATCCATCTAAAATCTTCCTTTGCCGATTCTTATTTATTTTATTATCCGCTTGTTTAGTATTTATAAAGTTACATGCAGCAGTACCGTTCCAAGCTAAAGAAGTTAGTGTATCAGGGAAGGTGACCGATGAATCCGGCGTGGCTTTACCCGGTGTTACGGTGGCCGTCAAAGGTACGGCTAAAGGTACGGTAACTGATATAGAGGGTAATTACAAAATATCCGTGCCCGGCGCAACTTCTATATTAGTATTTAGATTCGTAGGTTATGAAACTAAAGAAGTAACGGTGGGTACACAAACGAAACACGATGTAGTATTGTCGGGCGATTCCAAGGGTTTGGATGAAGTGGTGGTCGTAGGTTACGGTACACAGAAAAAAGTAAATCTCACCGGTGCGATCACTTCCGTAAATGCCGCCGACGTTAACAACATCGCCCCGTCTAACCTTTCTAATACCTTGGCGGGTAGGGCGCCAGGCGTCAACGTTACCAATACTTCCGGTCTTTCCGGCGCCAGTTCCAGCATCAGGATACGCGGTAGTTTCGGTGAACCGTTGTACGTGATTGATGGAATTGTGCGCGATAAGGAAGCCTTCGATGCCTTGGAAGCAGCGGAAGTAGACCAGATCAGTTTCTTGAAAGATGCTGCCACGGCTTCTATTTATGGATCACGCGCGGGTAATGGCGTAGTTCTTGTAACCACCAGGCGCGGCGCTGCCCAGAAACCAACCGTAAATTTTCAGAATAGTTATACAACCGGTAAGCCAACGATGACTTTATTGTCGGATCTGACCACCGCAACGGACGAATTGATTTATCAAAACCGCGTTGCGGAATATAACGGGACGCCGATTCCAAACGGGGATGACGAGTTCGAATATTTCAAGAACCGGAGTTATAATGTGAATGATTTTATTTGGCGTAACCCTTCCAGTCACCGGCATACCCTCAGCGTAAACGGGGGCTCAGATAAGATCACTTATTATTCATTATTGAGTTACAGGGGAGAACAAGGAGCTTACAAAACCGTAGATTTCAACAAGGTTAACCTCCGTAGTAATGTTTCGGCCAAAATATCGGATGCCATCAAGGTAGATCTGAATTTAGGCGCGTACCAGCAAAACCTGGATCGCTTTTATTGGCCATTCACCGGTGATGATGATTTCGATGTGTCCGACCTTTACCGCGTAACATTTAACTGGCCTAAAACGTACCCTTTCTACCTGGAAGCAGATGGAACGCCGGCAAATTATGTTACGGAGTTCCCGGTTCAGACGCCGATGGGATCCTGGCAAGCCTGGAGCGTAATCGACCAAGTTATCGGGGACAGGTACATCAAAACGAGGAAGCGCCAATTAAATTCCATCCTTACCTTGGATATCAGCTTGGATAAATATGTGAAAGGTCTTTCTACCAAGGTTGTCGGTAGTTATAATGCACAGGATTATATGCGTAAGAAATATCTCACGTATCAAAAGAATTATGTGTTTACTTCGGCAGATCCCGATGGTAACAGGTTCGTTCCCGCTGCCCCGGACCCCGATAAAACCAACATCTTCACATTTAGCCAGAACCAACCATTCATGAGTTACGAGATGTTTACGTTGTGGGATTACCAGGTAGATTGGTTCTTGACTTATAATAGAACTTTCAAAAAACATGGTGTGAATGCACTGGTGGTATTTGAACAAGCAGAGAACGGGGGATATAAATCATTAGCAAAGGCGGAAAACCCCTTGACATCAATCGATCAATTCTTTGCATACCCTGAAGATATTACCATGCGGTTTGGTAATGCCAGTGAAGTAATTGGGGCTAGGCAATCATGGATAGGACGTTTCAATTATAATTATGACAGCAGGTATATCGCGGAATTTTCTTTCCGCTACGATGGTAATACCTTATTCCCGAGCGATAAGCGTTGGGGATTTTTCCCATCCGTTTCCGCGGCTTGGAGAATTTCGGAGGAATCTTTCATGAAAGATAATGCCCGGGTATTCGATGACTTGAAGTTGAGAGCTTCTTACGGAACAACAGGTAATGATCTTGATGTTAACGGGAACAAGATCGATCCGTTTTCTTACGTGAAGTTATATGAAAACGGGGGGAGCTATATTTTCGGGGACAGGCTTTATCAAGGAATTGTTCCCAGGGCTACACCCAACCCGAACTTGACATGGGCAACATCCACGACTTATAACCTCGGAATTGATTTCGCTACCTTAAGAAATAGGCTCAGCGGTACCATCGACGTTTTCCTTAGGAAAGAAACGGATATTCTCGGCGGGCGACAAGTTACAATCCCGGATCTTTACGGGCAAAGCTTAGCGCCGGAAAATTACGCCGCACGCTCTTACCGTGGAGGAGAACTCACGCTGATGTGGAACGATATGGCGCTGAATGAAAAACTCAGGTATTCAGTGCATGCTAATATAGGTTATGCAAAAGATCGCTGGGATATCCTGGATGAAGAACCTTCTTATGGCCCTGGAGGCAACCGTCATGATCTTTCTAAAATAGGGAAACCCGTTAACCAGATTGTTGGTTTAAAAGCCCTGGGCATCGTCCGCACGGAAGAACAGTTGAATGCATTGATGGATAAGGGTTTTAAACAATATGGTCGTGATCCGTACCTCGGTGGACTGTATTTTGAAGATATCCGCGGAGATGGTTATTCTCCCGGTCCTGATGGGAAGATCGATGGGAATGATGTGCAATTACTTTCGGATAATGCTGCTCCTAGGATCAACTTCGGTTTTGGCTTCGATGTTTCTTGGAAGAACTTTACGTTGCAAACGCATATGCAAGGTGTGGGTGCTTACGATCGTATTATCAGCAACCAGGAAGGCGCGGGGATGCGCCAACACGGTGGCGCGATCCGTCCGTATTACCCGATCTGGGCATCCGATGTATGGACACCCGAAAATCCAAATGCAAAGTATCCACGCCCGATCGGGCAGAATTGGTATGAGTCTGGAACAGGTTCTACCTCGTTCTGGATCCGCAACGGCGCCTACCTGCGTATGCGCATGCTGAACCTTGGCTACCGGTTACCAAAAAGTTGGTTGG